A part of Fundulus heteroclitus isolate FHET01 chromosome 23, MU-UCD_Fhet_4.1, whole genome shotgun sequence genomic DNA contains:
- the LOC118557548 gene encoding palmitoyltransferase ZDHHC15B-like isoform X2, with protein MEMALSRGLRCCQRVFAWIPVLIIAAVVLWSYYAYVFELCLFTISNTLEKVVYLLVFHVCFGMFTWTYWKSIFTPPATPCKKFQLSYSDKQRYEMEERPDAQKQILTEIAKKLPIFTRAQSGAIRFCDRCQVLKPDRCHHCSVCETCVLKMDHHCPWVNNCVGFSNYKFFLLFLSYSMLYCIFIAATVLRYFLKFWVGELPNGPAKFHILFLMFVAVMFFISLMFLFSYHCWLVAKNRSTLEAFSAPVFVSGPDRNGFHLGLHKNLLQVFGEDRKLWFIPVFTSQGNGHYFPLRSQGSESRNPLLANEDMWEGSDDGSEESLVEDADPSFTIEMED; from the exons ATGGAAATGGCTCTCTCCAGAGGTTTGAGATGCTGTCAGAGGGTCTTCGCCTGGATCCCCGTTCTCATCATCGCCGCCGTCGTGCTCTGGTCTTATTACGCCTACGTGTTTGAGCTGTGTCTCT ttACAATTAGCAACACACTGGAGAAAG tgGTCTACCTGCTGGTGTTTCATGTCTGCTTTGGGATGTTCACCTGGACATACTGGAAGTCCATATTCACCCCTCCTGCTACGCCCTGCAAAAAG TTCCAGCTCTCCTACTCGGACAAACAGCGGTATGAGATGGAGGAGAGACCAGACGCCCAGAAGCAAATCCTCACCGAGATCGCAAAGAAGCTGCCCATTTTCACCCGAGCCCAGTCTGGAG CTATCAGGTTCTGTGACCGCTGCCAGGTGCTGAAGCCTGACCGCTGTCACCACTGCTCCGTTTGTGAAAC ctGTGTCTTAAAGATGGACCATCACTGTCCCTG ggttAACAACTGTGTTGGTTTTTCCAACTACAAGTTTTTCCTACTTTTCCTATCCTACTCCATGCTGTACTGTATATTCATCGCAGCAACGGTCCTTCGGTATTTCCTCAAATTCTGGGTG GGGGAGCTGCCAAATGGACCTGCGAAGTTCCATATACTCTTCCTCATGTTTGTGGCAGTCATGTTCTTCATCAGTCTCATGTTTCTCTTCAGTTACCATTGCTGGCTGGTGGCCAAGAACAGATCCACTTTAG AGGCCTTCTCAGCTCCAGTATTTGTCAGCGGACCCGACAGAAACGGGTTCCATCTTGGCCTACACAAAAACCTGCTGCAGGTGTTTGGAGAAGACCGTAAACTGTGGTTCATCCCTGTTTTCACCAG CCAAGGGAACGGCCACTACTTCCCTCTAAGGAGTCAGGGCTCTGAATCCCGTAACCCCCTGCTAGCTAACGAGGACATGTGGGAGGGGTCAGACGACGGGTCAGAAGAAAGCTTGG TTGAGGACGCAGACCCCTCTTTTACCATCGAGATGGAGGATTAA
- the LOC118557548 gene encoding palmitoyltransferase ZDHHC15B-like isoform X1 translates to MEMALSRGLRCCQRVFAWIPVLIIAAVVLWSYYAYVFELCLFTISNTLEKVVYLLVFHVCFGMFTWTYWKSIFTPPATPCKKFQLSYSDKQRYEMEERPDAQKQILTEIAKKLPIFTRAQSGAIRFCDRCQVLKPDRCHHCSVCETCVLKMDHHCPWVNNCVGFSNYKFFLLFLSYSMLYCIFIAATVLRYFLKFWVGELPNGPAKFHILFLMFVAVMFFISLMFLFSYHCWLVAKNRSTLEAFSAPVFVSGPDRNGFHLGLHKNLLQVFGEDRKLWFIPVFTSQGNGHYFPLRSQGSESRNPLLANEDMWEGSDDGSEESLGKFPSVLLHLLLRLRIMWSKKQQEQKKNIFL, encoded by the exons ATGGAAATGGCTCTCTCCAGAGGTTTGAGATGCTGTCAGAGGGTCTTCGCCTGGATCCCCGTTCTCATCATCGCCGCCGTCGTGCTCTGGTCTTATTACGCCTACGTGTTTGAGCTGTGTCTCT ttACAATTAGCAACACACTGGAGAAAG tgGTCTACCTGCTGGTGTTTCATGTCTGCTTTGGGATGTTCACCTGGACATACTGGAAGTCCATATTCACCCCTCCTGCTACGCCCTGCAAAAAG TTCCAGCTCTCCTACTCGGACAAACAGCGGTATGAGATGGAGGAGAGACCAGACGCCCAGAAGCAAATCCTCACCGAGATCGCAAAGAAGCTGCCCATTTTCACCCGAGCCCAGTCTGGAG CTATCAGGTTCTGTGACCGCTGCCAGGTGCTGAAGCCTGACCGCTGTCACCACTGCTCCGTTTGTGAAAC ctGTGTCTTAAAGATGGACCATCACTGTCCCTG ggttAACAACTGTGTTGGTTTTTCCAACTACAAGTTTTTCCTACTTTTCCTATCCTACTCCATGCTGTACTGTATATTCATCGCAGCAACGGTCCTTCGGTATTTCCTCAAATTCTGGGTG GGGGAGCTGCCAAATGGACCTGCGAAGTTCCATATACTCTTCCTCATGTTTGTGGCAGTCATGTTCTTCATCAGTCTCATGTTTCTCTTCAGTTACCATTGCTGGCTGGTGGCCAAGAACAGATCCACTTTAG AGGCCTTCTCAGCTCCAGTATTTGTCAGCGGACCCGACAGAAACGGGTTCCATCTTGGCCTACACAAAAACCTGCTGCAGGTGTTTGGAGAAGACCGTAAACTGTGGTTCATCCCTGTTTTCACCAG CCAAGGGAACGGCCACTACTTCCCTCTAAGGAGTCAGGGCTCTGAATCCCGTAACCCCCTGCTAGCTAACGAGGACATGTGGGAGGGGTCAGACGACGGGTCAGAAGAAAGCTTGGGTAAGTTCCCTTCCGTCTTGTTGCATTTATTACTTAGGCTGCGAATTATGTggagtaaaaaacaacaagaacaaaaaaaaaacatttttctttaa